One part of the Ranitomeya imitator isolate aRanImi1 chromosome 10, aRanImi1.pri, whole genome shotgun sequence genome encodes these proteins:
- the UTP3 gene encoding something about silencing protein 10, whose protein sequence is MGKPRRNLRPRTEKANEDVYDESLSKADVPSSKELSSNYYNDEIDRYHEEKFQNLIEKGVKFDSDEEQYDSEDEVMPLDIEDDEGEGDEDDDEEEDDHISMDSDIEDRDKDGLPDEMAWGLRKKLYYDTDYKEQKKKVKKTKEELEAEAEDEEEEAQNIQRRLAKTLNEEDYGLDFIQEFAEKPSEETPAEQKIVKDLNKMSDKEKRKLLKKESPELMELVQDLKQKLAEVKNELQPLIQMITDGIIPKGKGSDYLQTKYQLYLNYCTNISYYLLLKAKRIPITGHPVIERLVTYRNLINDLLVVDERISPEICLLLSEDFQKNLSEGKINASQPKPSKKAATKRPEPEDDDSDMDEDDALKYYRTMENRLLQKRKPVEEQTIEEYPSEETDPNAKRAITYQIAKNKGLTPKRRKIDRNPRVKHREKFRRAKIRRKGQVREVRKEEARYSGEVSGIRAGVKKSIKLK, encoded by the exons TTATCCTCAAATTACTATAATGATGAAATTGATAGATATCACGAGGAGAAGTTTCAG AACCTGATAGAAAAAGGAGTGAAATTTGACAGCGATGAAGAGCAGTATGACAGCGAG GATGAGGTCATGCCTCTTGATATTGAGGATGATGAGGGTGAAGGAGACgaggatgatgatgaagaggaAGATGATCACATATCCATGGACAGTGATATAGAAGATCGTGACAAAGATG GTCTTCCAGATGAAATGGCGTGGGGACTAAGGAAGAAGCTATATTATGACACAGACTACAAAGAACAAAAGAAAA aagtAAAAAAAACTAAAGAAGAGCTGGAAGCCGaggctgaggatgaggaggaggaagcgcAGAATATTCAGAGGCGTTTGGCAAAGACTCTCAATGAAGAAGATTATGGGTTGGATTTCATCCAG GAATTTGCAGAAAAGCCTAGCGAAGAGACGCCCGCTGAGCAGAAGATTGTAAAAGACTTGAATAAGATGTCTGATAAGGAGAAGAGGAAATTATTGAAGAAGGAATCTCCTGAATTGATGGAGCTGGTTCAAGATCTTAAGCAAAAG TTAGCTGAAGTGAAAAATGAATTGCAGCCATTGATCCAAATGATAACAGATGGAATTATCCCTAAAGGAAAG GGCAGCGACTACCTACAGACCAAATACCAGCTGTACTTAAA TTATTGCACAAACATTAGTTACTACCTGCTGCTGAAAGCAAAAAGAATACCCATCACCGGCCACCCCGTGATCGAGAGACTGGTCACGTACAGGAAT CTGATAAATGACCTACTTGTTGTGGATGAAAGGATATCTCCAGAAATTTGCCTGCTGCTCTCTGAAGATTTTCAGAAAAACCTTTCTGAAGGGAAGATTAATGCCAGTCAGCCTAAACCCTCTAAAAAAGCGGCTACCAAG CGCCCCGAGCCTGAAGACGACGACAGTGATATGGATGAAGACGATGCTCTCAAATACTACAGAACGATGGAGAACAGATTGCTACAGAAGCGGAAACCTGTAGAAGAGCAGACGAT TGAGGAGTACCCATCTGAAGAAACAGATCCCAATGCCAAGAGAGCCATCACTTATCAG ATTGCTAAGAATAAGGGGCTTACACCGAAAAGAAGGAAGATTGACCGTAACCCAAGGGTTAAGCACAGAGAGAAGTTCAGGCGTGCCAAGATCCGCAGAAAGGGCCAG GTACGTGAGGTCCGCAAGGAAGAAGCCCGATACTCCGGGGAGGTCTCTGGTATCCGCGCCGGAGTTAAGAAGAGCATCAAGCTTAAATAA